The following DNA comes from Acipenser ruthenus chromosome 47, fAciRut3.2 maternal haplotype, whole genome shotgun sequence.
AATGAAATCAGGTCCAGCTGTCTCTGGACTCGTATTACACCTCTCAGACCATTCTGATCATACaaacatgcatttaccatacaAACCGACAGTTCAATTTAGGTCTCTGCACATGGGTAACCAAGATCGTTTTTGTCTATGATCCAGAACTACTAAACACTCCATATAGTGCTGAATGAAGAAATACTAAAAGCTTGTTGAAAGGCTTGTTATTgaatttgtgtttcttttagtatttcctaATAGTTTTTTGTTTAGTGAACAAAGTGAAGCTGCAGAAaggccagggatggaaataagactcttattgcagggcagtttcacccattccaggttttactttgagcttgattagccccagtgcatcggtaacaagctcaggtgtgtcttattaaactcatagttaaaccaggaatgggtcaaactgctatgcaatgggagtcttatgtcCAAACCTGATTAGTACATTGGGCAGTGATCTGGCAATACACACTGAAGTCGCTTGAGCTCAGATGGCATTCAAAAAAAGACAATGCGATATGGGTTTACTCAATGCAAGGTGACTGCCTGCAACAAGATGCTCTCCATATTAAACCCAGTTACATTGCAGTGCAATTTGTCAGCAGTGCCACAGAAAAGGTAGGTCACTATAACCATCATGATTTGATCTCTAAGCTCTGAGAGTGTAAGAGTTTGCCCGAAAAGGGCTTTGCTGTTACCCACCTGGTTTGTGGATCATGTAATGTACCCATCCCTGGCTCTGCTGGACCCCGAGACTGCGCCACTCATCCTCGGACATCAGGTGCGATGTTGGCAccagtttggcaagctgctttgGAAGCAGGACGTGCCTGGGTGGAGACAGCGAACACATCACAGCGCATTCACCAAGCAGAAGAGAAACAGACCAGTAAAGCTTGCTCTGCACACATTAAAAACATAGGGTCTCCTTTTTACATCCAGTGCTGACTCTGTCTTGGTTTTTAAATCTAGCCTGAGGACCCACTCGTTTGAACAAGCCTTTTCTGAACAGCAAGCTCAAGTCAGCTGTCGAACCCTGATGTCAAGCACCGCGAGACGACTTCTGgtcttgaaaggcgctatataaaatgtgACGTTGGCGTTGTTGCAATAGATACAACTTTAAATCACATAGCCCCAATATTATCATTGCATGCAGTAGTAAAAGCATAACTAGCCTACTGTAAACGTGTGTAAACAAATGGACTGTCAAGAAGGCCTGCACCCATTCCCAATAAACCAATTGAATTGTGTTCTTAGACGATGGTGGCAGGTTAATTTGTGTAATAAAGTTACTGGTAATTTCCACCAAATCTCCTGCAATTATATGCATCACTTTATTTTGCACAGGAAACCAACAGAGCCTAAAAAATGAGAGTTTCTTTTGTTGTTGGCCAAGTCTTGTGGCTACAGGGTACCGATTCTCAATATTTGCTACAGACAAAAAAACAAGCTACAGAATGTACATTTAGGCCCACTTCACGTTTCTAGCAGCGTCACTCATGTGTGAAATATCACCgttacacaacacaaaaacaatgcaATTAACCTTCAAATGCGGGACTTCTTTCATTACCACCACAGTGCTACAACTGTACCACCTCACTGCCTGCATACGGCACATTCTTTCGAATTTAGGAAGATTTAATCAGGTACACGGTTTTCAGTTTGTATATTATTCTTACATGCGATGTGTTTGTAaaacttgctttttttttaaaatgtttatcaaCAGTGGCAAAATAGCCGagtgtgtattattaaagttaataatgtacattatttatttatgtacagtaggTTAGAGGTGATAATATTGAATtgcacataaaaaacaacaacaacaatgttttTACGTGTCTCTTACCTGTACTCGAATTCCTCGTCCGTGTATTTATCCGAGTAGTAAATCTGTTTCTTCGACATCTTCGCAGAAACGTGTTTATACTGTGTTGGTATATGTTATACCCGTAGCTTTTAGAAAGTACAGACCGGTTAGTGTGGACACTCTTCTGTCCAGGTGCACTTTGACAGTATTTTTCAGTCTGTTGGATCCGCCCGCTGCCAGTGAAACAAGATTTAAAATTAAACCGCCCGCTCCTGCGCTCCGATTGGCGGAGACCCGACCAGCTGCGCCGGGTGAAAACAAACGGCTTCCCGAGGCCACGCCTCTGAGGAGAATGCGTCAGCCAGGGCGGTCATTACATTAGCGATGCGTTCTGCACCTTGCACTGAGAGAGACCGAGGCATTAATCTGTCTACCTCCAAATTTATACACAATGCTGTTTATATTTTACGCATGCAAAATTTGGGAACGGCCAGAGATCTTTCGACCCATCAAGGCTCTATCCTTCCTTGCACGCCGCTCGCCCCTAATCTAATTTAACAGGACAGACTCTTAATTGTTTCTACAAAAGGGTTTCAGTCAATTATATGATACCTACGTAGCACTCTGTCTAGTTCGTGCATTTATAACACTCTGGTTGCTACATTTCATCCCTGAACGTACTTGCTTCCGTCTGCGTCCTCTGTCTTCGCTCTGCTAAATTGAAAGCGGTGCTTTGGGATTGTCATGCGTTTTAAGTAACTTGAGTCGCTGAAGTTGTAATTCTCAGAAAGCGCACGTTTTTATCCTCGAATGCACTGATGATGAAAATCTGTGCGGTACAGCACAGCTCAGTCAGAGCGCTTAGTTTAAATTAATTTCTCCCTGAGTCCTTGcggtattaaaatattaaaatcagcacACGTGGGTAGAAATGCGGCTGTGAGAGGGGACTGGTGACTCAGTCACGCAGTAGAGGCCTACTCATCTGCTTTTCGTTTGTCAATACAGCAAACCTTTTCTCTACACAGGGCATTTGATGCCTACATTATTAAGGCGGCTGCGGGGGTGGGGAATGACAGGCTGCTAAAATGACTAAATTACAAAGATTAGTCATAGTACCATTtttcactgcctgcttgttttAAACATGCCTTGTTTTATTCCACAAAACTTTACACCTGTTTTTATTGtgggctgttttttttgtattttaacagaCATTTTGATTAATAATTGCAGTTCAGTTTACAAGAGTTTGAAGGTTGTTCTCGTTTTTCAAAGCACTGATAacctacaaaaaaatatatattattatttgtttatttatcagacgccgttatccaaggcgacttacagagactagggtgtgtgaactatgcatcagctgcagagtcacttacaactacgtctcacccgaaagacagagcacaaggaggtgaagtgacttgctcagggtcacacaatgagtcagtgactgaggtgggatttgaaccggggacctactggttacaagcccttttctttaaccactggaccacacagcca
Coding sequences within:
- the LOC117962275 gene encoding cyclin-dependent kinases regulatory subunit 1-like; this encodes MSKKQIYYSDKYTDEEFEYRHVLLPKQLAKLVPTSHLMSEDEWRSLGVQQSQGWVHYMIHKPEPHVLLFRRPLPQN